The region ACGGCGGACACCTCGGCCTCCTGCTGCTCCTTCTCCTGCCGCGTCCTCGCCGTCGCCTCCGCGCGGATCCTCCTCCCCCTCCTGCGCAGACACGAAATCAACGGggcgagcagagagagagagagcggaacGGCGAGGAGGGAGCGGGGGATCGGGTCGAGCGGGTTACCCGGAGGCGAGGACGACCGGATTGAGGCGGATGCCGCGGGCGCGGGGAGGGAGCGGGAGGAAGGCCGGCGGggtgcgcgcggcggcggcgggggcggggctGCGGGCGAGCGCGGCCCGGAGCGGCGCCGCGGAGGCGGCCATGGCGGTGTTGGAGTGGATATTCGCCCGGGGTCTGGGGGATGTGGCAGTGTGTGAGGGGGGCACGGCGGCGAGATGGGTAGTGGCGGGGTGGTAGGTATATTCGCGGGGGCGCGCCGCGCGTGGGTCGTTTTGTCGTCGGGAGCGCGACGGCCGCGGAaacgacggcgcgcggcggcaggtGTCAGCCGGGCGGACGGAGGAGGCGAAGCGAGGGTAGCGTGACCGCGACCGGGTGCGCGTGGGCAGTGGATTGGGTTGTGTCGACTGACAGCGGTCTTGATCGCCAGTGCCGTGCCGTCCGTGTCCCCGGTGCGGAACGAGAGGCGGAGCGCGCTACGAATTCAGTCAACTTTGCTGCCAACTCGAACATCTGTAAGGTTGTGAAATGCCGTTCGGTTCACTGAACCTACACCTACACGATGTATCAAGTCGCGTTTTAGTACTAGGTACATCCTTATCTAGACGAATCTAATACAAGAATTtcgggacggaggaagtacttatCAAATCATCCAGATGGTTTCCTGGTTAACGCTACAAAATTAGCCACCACCGGATTAGGCCGGCATTTCTTTTTATTGGCAAAAGATTAGTAGTGACTGGCTGGTCGACTGTGAGTCCATATATAAACCTACAACGTCTTAGCATCTTCTTTGCCCTCGATCTCCTTCCCAGGCACGTCATCGGTTGTTTCCTTCAAAACCCGCGTTTTCTTTCTAACCAGAGTCATCTGCAGCCCGCCGCGGCCGCCGCTGCTGGCTGGGAGCCACTGCTGGCGTTCGCCGAGGCCGCGTTGTTCGAAAGGGCCTCGCTGCCCTGGCCCTTGTTGATGGAGGCCTCGGCGTCCTTGCCGGGAAGTGGCGCGGCGTCGGAGGTCTTGGAGGCGTGCCGGTTGCTCCTGAACCGGGTCCTCAGCTTGCTGAAGGGGCGCCAGTGCCACCGGTTCTGCGACTTTATCTGGCCCATCAGCTTCTGCTGCTCCCTCCGGACGATCCTCCGGGTGTACCAGGCTCCGCCGCGCCACCCCAGGGCGTACCTGAAAGTCACACAAGGTTGGCAGGCTTCATCGTTCAGGTTTAAAAGATGATAGCACTGATAATTCAGCGTTGGTGTCAGAATGGATTCTGAGGTTCAGGGCAGAGACCAGGACCACCTATGTGCACCACTCACTCGCAATTAATTCAAGGGAACTGAGGCGTGACAGCAAGTTTAGCATGTTTTTTTCAAAATTCGTTGAATATGCAGAATCATGGCAAAACTATGTCATCTGTGCATTTACCAGTAATGCACTTAGTTGGAGCAGAGTATTCGACTAAATAAATGTGCGTGAACTACTACACTTTTGCCTTTATGCATATCCAGGCGGTGCCAAGTTGGAGCAGGGTATTCAAAACCAGATGCGATATTAAATACATTCTTTGCACAAAATTAAAACTCTCAAAAGCAATCAATAAAATAACCCAAAGTAAATAGCCTATGTCCAGCACTCACTCTTAATTATTTCAAAATGTACTCAGATGTAACAGGAACTTTAGCAGGGGTTTCGATTATGGAGTTCCTTTGGAACATATACAGAAGATCACAATAAAACTATCTCGTTTGTGCATGACCCAGCAATGTGTACAGTTGGAGCAGGGTATTCAACTAAATATGTGGCAGCATGAGGGCTACACTAAGTTGAAGCAGGGTAATAGAAAACAAGCTGTGATATTAAATACTATCTCTGCAGAAATGAAAAATAAACTTGAAAGCAACCgataaaataacataaaagtaaataggcaCTCACATCCTAACTCAGTATGTCAGTGTTACAGTTTATATGAACATAcgattctactccctccatccggaaatacttgtcattggaatggatgtatctagatgtattttagttctagatacatccattttcatctattttgatgacaagtatttccggacggagggagtatgattgaTGGAGAGTTGAGGCATGCTGATCAGCATTGACTGCATTAATATGAGCATACAGAGCATATAAAAGCTTGACAGTGAAACCTTAGTATTTAGAGAGTAAGTAGCATATGCCTGGTGCTACCAATACATATAGTATTGAAAAAGGTTTGGATCACAGTAGTATATATATTAAGAACAGCATGAACATACCCAACAACCGTAGTTGTCAATGCAGTGGCTATACAAGCTGAAGTGCTAATATTATAGGAGGTAACAATCTTTTTGATCTCATCATGTTCAACTTTGTGGGTGTTCCTCAACTGttcagaaaataaaagagaagaaatatatCAAAGTTTGTCCAGAGTACATATTCAGTGAAACAAATAAATATTGAAAGTACATCAGGTAGTCGATCCGCCGTCTAGAATGAAACAGGAAATGGAAGCAGATGTTTCTAACTGTATGAAAGTTGTGACCATCAGAGTGTAAAGCTTCACTGTTATAAACACACCATAACTCATCACAAATGTTAAATATCATCACCTCAAATTTCTTTTAAAAAAAGATGAAACAAACAACAAAATACATGTTAATCTCATCATCAGAAAACATGAAAGCATGTTGCACTGAATTGACAAGGTAAGACATATGCACACAGGGTTCTGATTGTCTTATGCCAATAAGCTACCCTGGA is a window of Triticum dicoccoides isolate Atlit2015 ecotype Zavitan chromosome 2B, WEW_v2.0, whole genome shotgun sequence DNA encoding:
- the LOC119366256 gene encoding uncharacterized protein LOC119366256, producing the protein MAARRLAGAGRAVLSLPSVRRRATNSWAAVRDTFFSTKEVFESHRVVFTVGTSIASVLTAWAGYSLRHMQQTKIDKRLHSIEESLRNTHKVEHDEIKKIVTSYNISTSACIATALTTTVVGYALGWRGGAWYTRRIVRREQQKLMGQIKSQNRWHWRPFSKLRTRFRSNRHASKTSDAAPLPGKDAEASINKGQGSEALSNNAASANASSGSQPAAAAAAGCR